A portion of the Deinococcus peraridilitoris DSM 19664 genome contains these proteins:
- a CDS encoding O-antigen ligase family protein: MTRLASLEERPSTWLQAWLALLPVFPFLSVAAILGLRSLNQLAPVVQVVLAVYATSQLIAACFAPEPLLALGTASLRTLLMFGLIGLGVRLRRGAALQPLLIGLLVVFGLALITSFGFSGSRLLSFRLSHPYYTPISLGLAGAFALWIAVGARKGPGWWRVMSGVLAIVVLLLSGSRGPILVAAVGSLMALTSSSRRLLIGIAMVLALGLTTALIGESQQNVFSRIASLDATGRDIVWSDTLSVIATHPIGGVGSYLLGGIIAPTEQQCAWFTALEERGFGCPTMLEALNGAWIIAHNGFLQQAGETGLIGTAGLFLLLGWIVHGALMAKDPLVLAVVSGLLLANLTDNVTLLPSPFFAELFWLASGMALAKKSETDHRGALVAGVALLSVTSFPVYVSATQSTDANTYIMRSLVAPTRWAADEPYLVWVSLRVPAGAYRLQLRACSTTCRTMSVLPVTAENGTIEQAIGGFLPSRIQRLELRLLDAKTTPWQLRPLARATWALGKDGP; encoded by the coding sequence GTGACTCGACTCGCCTCCCTCGAGGAACGACCGTCTACTTGGCTTCAGGCTTGGCTTGCTCTTCTGCCTGTTTTTCCCTTCCTGTCTGTAGCCGCGATTTTGGGGTTGCGCAGCCTTAACCAATTAGCGCCTGTGGTACAAGTTGTGCTTGCGGTGTATGCCACATCGCAGCTTATTGCCGCATGTTTCGCGCCCGAGCCGCTCCTAGCCCTCGGCACTGCGTCACTTCGCACACTGCTGATGTTTGGATTGATCGGCCTTGGCGTTCGTTTGAGGCGAGGTGCCGCACTGCAACCGCTCCTCATCGGCCTGCTCGTGGTCTTTGGCTTAGCGCTCATTACGTCATTCGGGTTTTCCGGCTCTCGTTTACTGTCATTCAGGCTCAGTCATCCATACTACACGCCTATTTCGCTCGGTCTCGCTGGCGCGTTTGCGCTGTGGATTGCTGTTGGTGCGCGCAAGGGTCCCGGTTGGTGGCGCGTTATGTCAGGAGTGCTGGCCATTGTCGTTCTCCTACTCAGCGGCAGCCGTGGCCCAATACTCGTCGCAGCAGTAGGAAGTCTTATGGCTCTTACGTCCAGCTCACGGCGCTTGCTGATCGGAATTGCCATGGTCCTTGCGCTGGGCTTAACGACCGCGTTGATTGGGGAGTCACAGCAGAATGTTTTCTCACGGATTGCCAGCCTCGACGCGACTGGTAGAGATATCGTGTGGAGCGATACTCTCAGCGTCATTGCCACACATCCAATAGGGGGAGTGGGCAGTTACCTGCTGGGCGGCATCATTGCACCCACAGAACAACAATGCGCGTGGTTCACAGCATTAGAAGAACGCGGTTTCGGCTGTCCTACTATGCTGGAAGCTCTCAACGGCGCATGGATTATTGCGCATAATGGCTTTTTGCAACAAGCGGGCGAAACAGGACTAATAGGAACGGCCGGACTGTTCCTGCTGCTCGGCTGGATCGTACATGGCGCTCTCATGGCGAAAGATCCTCTGGTGCTGGCCGTTGTCTCAGGCCTCCTGCTTGCAAACCTCACCGACAACGTGACACTTCTACCTAGCCCATTCTTTGCCGAACTCTTCTGGTTGGCCAGCGGTATGGCTCTGGCCAAAAAGTCAGAGACCGACCATCGAGGTGCTCTCGTGGCAGGCGTAGCACTTTTGTCTGTTACCAGCTTCCCCGTTTATGTCAGCGCCACCCAGTCTACTGATGCGAACACCTACATCATGAGGTCGCTTGTTGCACCGACGCGCTGGGCAGCAGACGAACCGTACCTCGTCTGGGTCAGTCTTAGGGTGCCTGCCGGGGCATACCGCCTTCAATTGAGGGCGTGCAGCACGACATGCCGCACAATGAGTGTTCTACCTGTCACGGCTGAAAACGGCACAATAGAGCAGGCAATCGGAGGCTTCCTGCCTTCGAGAATACAGAGGTTGGAGCTGCGCCTTCTCGACGCCAAGACCACTCCATGGCAGCTACGGCCGTTGGCCCGGGCAACTTGGGCGTTAGGTAAGGATGGTCCATGA
- the lpdA gene encoding dihydrolipoyl dehydrogenase gives MDTFDVIVIGGGPAGYVAAIRAAQLGFKTACVDAFERGGKASLGGTCLNVGCIPSKAMLDSSERFEMVQHELVDHGILVEGASLDLGKMLARKDAVVDKMSGGIAYLFKKNKVTSLHGLGRLVRQDQGGWVVGVGEQEFAAKHVIIATGSSPRELPLAPFGGHVMDNAGALALDRVPGKLGVIGAGVIGVELGSVWRRLGAQVTVLEALPGFLQAADPAVAREALKQLQKQGLEFHFGVKIARIEQTEAGVSVTYAEGDQEVTAQFDKLIVAIGRVPNTQGLGAQDVGLELDERGFIKADSHYRTNLPNVYAIGDVIGGAMLAHKAEEEGVAVAELLAGQAGHVNYNVIPWVIYTSPEIAWAGLTEAQAKEQGYDIKSGQFPFSANGRAAGHNDTRGFVKVVADAKTDRILGVHMIGPNVSELIGETVAVMEFAGSSEDLARIVHAHPTLSEVVKEAALGVEKRTIHA, from the coding sequence GTGGATACGTTTGATGTGATTGTCATTGGCGGTGGACCGGCCGGCTACGTCGCCGCCATCCGCGCCGCGCAACTCGGTTTCAAGACCGCCTGCGTCGATGCTTTCGAGCGTGGCGGCAAGGCCAGCCTGGGCGGCACCTGCCTCAACGTCGGCTGCATTCCCTCCAAAGCGATGCTCGACTCCAGCGAACGCTTCGAGATGGTGCAGCACGAGCTGGTCGATCACGGCATCCTCGTCGAGGGCGCTTCGCTCGACCTCGGCAAGATGCTCGCGCGCAAGGACGCCGTCGTCGACAAGATGAGCGGTGGAATCGCCTACCTGTTCAAGAAGAACAAGGTCACCAGCCTGCATGGTCTCGGGCGCCTTGTGCGGCAGGACCAGGGCGGTTGGGTCGTCGGCGTAGGCGAGCAGGAATTCGCAGCGAAGCACGTCATCATCGCTACGGGCAGCAGCCCGCGGGAATTGCCCCTGGCACCCTTTGGTGGACACGTGATGGACAATGCGGGCGCACTCGCCCTCGACCGCGTTCCCGGCAAGCTGGGCGTCATTGGCGCGGGTGTGATCGGGGTGGAGCTCGGTAGCGTCTGGCGCCGCCTGGGCGCCCAGGTCACAGTCCTGGAGGCCCTGCCGGGCTTTTTGCAGGCCGCAGACCCCGCCGTGGCGCGTGAAGCCCTCAAGCAGCTGCAGAAGCAGGGCCTGGAATTCCACTTCGGCGTCAAGATCGCCCGCATCGAACAGACCGAGGCGGGTGTGAGTGTCACGTATGCCGAGGGTGACCAGGAGGTCACCGCCCAGTTCGACAAGCTGATCGTCGCCATCGGCCGGGTCCCCAACACCCAGGGCCTGGGTGCCCAGGACGTGGGTCTGGAGCTTGACGAGCGCGGCTTTATCAAGGCCGACAGCCACTACCGCACCAACCTGCCCAATGTGTACGCCATCGGCGACGTGATCGGTGGCGCCATGCTCGCCCACAAGGCCGAGGAAGAAGGCGTCGCGGTTGCCGAGCTGCTCGCCGGGCAGGCCGGTCACGTCAACTACAACGTGATTCCCTGGGTCATCTACACCTCCCCAGAGATCGCCTGGGCGGGCCTGACCGAAGCGCAGGCCAAAGAGCAGGGCTACGACATCAAGAGCGGCCAGTTCCCCTTCAGCGCCAACGGACGCGCCGCCGGACACAACGACACCCGGGGCTTCGTCAAGGTCGTGGCCGACGCCAAGACCGATCGTATTCTCGGCGTCCACATGATCGGCCCCAACGTCAGCGAGCTGATCGGCGAGACCGTGGCGGTGATGGAGTTCGCGGGCTCATCCGAAGATCTGGCGCGCATCGTCCACGCGCACCCGACCCTGTCGGAAGTGGTGAAGGAAGCCGCCCTCGGCGTCGAGAAGCGCACGATTCACGCCTGA
- the odhB gene encoding 2-oxoglutarate dehydrogenase complex dihydrolipoyllysine-residue succinyltransferase: MADIKVPVFSESISEGTLLSWHKKPGDTVKRGEVVAEIETDKVVLEVTALQDGVLQSVARNEGDTVLSEEVLGTIGEGGAASSPAASAPAPQANVQTPSAAAAVAEKPAVATDDLSPAVRKLVIEGGLDPAQLQGTGKDGRITKGDVLAHGQAGPSATAPAQSVPAAGTQTVSAPLPGGARPEHEVPRREHEVPRREQRVPMTRIRARIAERLKEVQNTAAILTTFNEVNMKPAMDLRKKYQDAFVAKHGVKLGFMSLFVRAATEALKQFPVVNASLEGKDVIYHGYYDIGIAVASERGLVVPILRDTDSMSLAGIEKQIADFAGKARNGKLTLEDMTGGTFSITNGGTFGSMMSTPILNQPQSAILGMHNIIERPIVENGQIVARPMMYLALSYDHRIIDGREAVLFLVTIKNILEDPARLLLDL, from the coding sequence ATGGCGGACATCAAGGTACCCGTATTCAGCGAATCGATCAGTGAAGGCACCCTGCTGAGCTGGCACAAGAAACCCGGAGACACGGTCAAGCGCGGCGAGGTCGTGGCCGAAATCGAAACCGACAAGGTCGTGCTGGAAGTCACGGCCCTGCAGGACGGCGTGCTACAGAGTGTCGCCAGGAACGAAGGAGACACAGTCCTCAGCGAGGAAGTTCTGGGCACCATCGGTGAGGGCGGAGCGGCGTCCAGCCCGGCTGCCAGTGCCCCCGCTCCGCAGGCGAACGTGCAGACGCCCAGTGCGGCTGCAGCGGTCGCCGAGAAACCGGCCGTGGCCACAGACGACCTCTCCCCCGCCGTACGCAAGCTCGTGATCGAGGGCGGCCTCGACCCCGCGCAGTTGCAGGGTACCGGCAAGGACGGCCGCATCACCAAGGGCGACGTCCTGGCCCACGGTCAGGCTGGCCCGAGCGCGACGGCGCCCGCGCAAAGCGTCCCGGCGGCAGGCACCCAGACGGTCAGCGCGCCCCTGCCGGGCGGCGCGCGACCTGAGCACGAAGTACCCCGCAGGGAGCACGAAGTACCCCGCAGGGAGCAGCGCGTGCCCATGACCCGCATCCGCGCCCGCATCGCCGAGCGCCTCAAGGAAGTCCAGAACACCGCCGCCATCCTGACGACCTTCAACGAGGTCAACATGAAGCCGGCCATGGACCTGCGCAAGAAGTACCAGGACGCCTTTGTCGCCAAGCACGGCGTCAAGCTCGGCTTCATGAGCCTCTTCGTGCGCGCCGCCACCGAGGCCCTCAAGCAGTTCCCGGTCGTGAACGCCAGCCTGGAAGGCAAGGATGTTATCTACCACGGCTACTACGACATCGGCATCGCGGTCGCGAGCGAGCGCGGTCTGGTGGTGCCCATCCTGCGCGACACCGACAGCATGAGCCTTGCGGGCATCGAGAAACAGATCGCCGACTTCGCGGGCAAGGCGAGAAACGGCAAGCTTACCCTGGAGGACATGACGGGCGGCACCTTCAGCATCACCAATGGGGGCACCTTCGGTTCCATGATGAGCACGCCCATCCTCAACCAGCCGCAGAGCGCCATTCTGGGCATGCACAACATCATCGAGCGGCCCATTGTCGAAAACGGCCAGATCGTGGCGCGCCCGATGATGTACCTGGCGCTCAGCTACGATCACCGCATCATCGACGGCCGTGAGGCGGTGCTGTTCCTGGTGACCATCAAGAACATCCTCGAAGACCCCGCCCGCCTGCTGCTCGACCTGTAA